One Actinomycetospora corticicola genomic window, GAGGAGACCTCCCGTGACCTCTGCCGGCGCCGCCCGCGCCCGTGCCACCGCGACCACCGCGGTCGGCAACCTGCCCTCCCTGATCGGCGCCCTCGTCGTCGGGCTGCTGCTCTTCTACTTCGTCGGCTTCGACGAGGGCGCGACCTCGCTGTTCGGCAACACGATGGTCGTGCACGAGTTCGTCCACGACGCCCGCCACTTCCTGGGCTTCCCGTGCCACTGATGCACGCGAGGGCCGTCATCCCGCGGGCGGCGCTCGCGGGCGCGTCGGGCGACGTCGTCGCCTGGCTGTTCGCGCTCCTGTTCGCCGAGCCGCTGATCCAGGCCGCGATCGACTACGAGGCCGAACGAGGGGAGGCCGAGGCCGCGCTGGACGCCGCCGTCGGGATCGCGCCGCCGGAGGAGGCCCCGGAGATCTTCAGCCGGACCGTCCAGGGCGTGTGGGGCATCGGTGTGGGCATGGTGCTCGCCGGCGTCGCGCTGGGCCTGCTCTTCGCCGTGGTCTACACGCTCCTGCAAGGGAAGGTGTCGCTGCGGCCCCGGGCCCTGGCGCTCCTCGTGGCCGGGGCGGGGTTCCTGACCCTCTACGCCACGCCGTTCGTCAAGTACCCGGCGAACCCGCCGGCGGTGGGGCACGACGAGACGATCGGCGACCGGTCGGCGCTGTTCCTGGTGATGGTGGTCGGGTCGGTGGTCGCGCTCGTCGTGGCCGGGCTCGTGGTCCGGGCGCTGCGGGAGCGGCTCGGCACCTGGAACGCCGTGCTCGTCGGCGGGCTCGCCTACGTCGTGCTGGTGGGCGTGCTCATGGCCGTGCTGCCGTCGCTCGGGGAGCTGGCCGCCAACGTGGCCACGTACGGGCCGGCGGTGTCCGAGACGCCGCAGCCACTGCGCGACCCGGTCGGGCGGATCGTGTTCCCCGGCTTCGACCCGGACGTCCTGTACTCGTTCCGCGTCTACGCGTTGACGGCGCAGATCCTGCTGTGGGGCGTGCTCGGTCTGGTGTTCGGCGCCCTGGCCGAGCGGACCGTCGACCCGCGGCCCTCGGAGCGGGCACTCGAGAGCGTCTGAGGTCCGGCCCCGCCCGGCCCGCCCCGCGAGCTGCACATGGCGCAGGTTCGCGGGGTCTCTCGCCTGCCTGGTGTGAGTCTCGCGGTGGGCGCCCCGGCGCGGTCGAGCCACTGCAGCGCCAGGTACGCGAACGGGCACGCCGGATCGACATAGGGTCGCACCCCGCCAGCATGACCCAGGAGGCCGACGATGCCCGACCAGTTCGACGTCACCGACGTCCCCGAGCGCCACCGCTACGAGATCCGCGTCGGCGACCAGGTCGCCGGGTTCGCCGAGTACGCGCTGCGCTCCGACCGGCACGGCGACGGCGAGACGATCGCGTTCATCCACACGGAGGTCGACGACGCCTTCGCCGGGCAGGGCCTGGCGGGCCGGCTCGCCCGCGCGGCGCTCGACGACGCCCGCGCCCGGAAGCTCGCCGTCCTGCCGTTCTGTCCCTTCATCCGGGGCTGGATCGCGAAGCACCCCGACTACGTCGACCTGGTCCCGACCGGACGCCGGGAGCAGTTCGACCTGGCCTGACCCGAAGGCGTAGTTTCTTGCGCTCAGCACCGAGCGCAGGGAGGCGCGGCATGGCCACGGACGCCGGATCCGTCCCGACGGCGGGGGCGAGTGCCGCGCTCGAGGGCCTGCCGCTCTCGCGGTGGCACCGCACGATCGTCGTGCTCGTGGGCATCGGGTCGTTCTTCGACCTCTACGAGGTGTTCCTCGGCGGGGTACTCGCGCCGATCCTGGCGCGCGAGTTCGCGCTGGACTCGGTGGGCAAGGCGGCCGTCGTCGCGAGCGGGTTCCTCGGCATGTTCGTCGGCGCCAACGTCCTCTCGGTGGTCGCCGACCGCCTCGGGCGCAAGCGCGTCTTCCTGCTCAACCTCGTGATCTACAGCCTGTTCAGCCTGCTCGCGGCGTTCTCCCCGAACATCGAGGTGTTCCTGCTCCTCCGGTTCCTCGGAGGGATCGGGCTCGGCTGCGAGTTGGTGCTGGTCGACACCTACCTCGCCGAGTTCCTGCCCGCGAAGGTCCGCGGCCGCTACATCGCCTGGGCCTACACGGTCGGCTTCCTCGGGGTACCCGTCGCGGCGCTGCTCGGCGGCAAGCTCGTCGCGGCGCAGGAGATCGCGGGGATCGACGGCTGGCGCTGGCTGCTGGTCGCCGGCGCGCTCGGGGCGCTGTTCGTGATCGTCATGCGCCGCGTCCTGCCCGAGTCGCCGCGCTGGTTGGAGTCCCGCGGCCGGTACGCGGAGGCCGAGGCGACCGTGCGGGACATCGCGACGAGGGCCGGGGCCCCGACGGCGGTCGACGACCTCCCCCCGCGCGCCGCCGCCCCGCAGCAGGGCCAGGAGCGCACCACCACCGAGGTCCTGCGGATCGCGTTCCGCGACTACCGCAACCGGACGGTGATGCTCCTGATCTTCCAGGTGCTCCAGACCGTCGGCTACTACGGGTTCGGCACCCTCGCGCCGCTGGTGCTGGTGTCCAAGGGCTTCGAGATCACCGAGTCCCTCGGCTACGCCGCCCTCAGCTTCGCCGGCTACCCGCTCGGCTCGCTGCTCTCGGTGCCCCTGGTGGAACGCTTCGAGCGCAAGTACCTGATCATCGCCTCCGCGCTCTCGATCGCGGTGTTCGGCATCGTCTTCGCGGCGGCGGCGGCGCCCTGGCTCATCGTGCTCGCGGGCTTCCTGCTCACGACGGCGAGCAACGTCTTCTCGAACTCGTTCCACATCTACCAGGCCGAGATCTTCCCGACGGCGATCCGCTCCACCGCCTCCGGCGTCGCCTACTCGCTCTCCCGCGGCACCTCGGTGGTGCTGCCGTTCATCGCCGTCCCCCTGCTCGCGACAGCGGGCCCGGTGTGGGTCTTCGGCGGCTCGGCGGTGCTCATCGTGCTGCTCTGTCTCGACGTCGGGCTCCTCGGACCCCTCACGACCGGCCGCGCCCTGGAAGAGGTTCACTGACCCGCGTGACCCCGACCCTCCCCGCCTGGCGGCGGGCCACCACCGGCGAGCAGCGCTGGCCGGTGGCCGTGGCGATCCTCGTCGTCGCGGGACTGCAGTTGACCCTTCCCGACGAGGTGGTGATCGGCTCCTCGTGGCTGCTGCCGGTCCTCGAGATCGCGGTGCTCGCGGTCCTGCTGGTCGCCAACCGGTTCGAGGCCGAGCCGGTCTGGCGGCGCCGGGTGAGCCTCGTGCTGACGGCGATGATCAGCGTGGCGAACGGCTTCTCCGCGGTCCGGCTCGTGTACCACCTCGTCGAGGGGCGCGGCGGGGTTCGACCCCGGCACCCTGCTCGCGACCGGCGCCGCGATCTGGGCGACCAACGTGATCGGCTTCGCCCTCTGGTACTGGCAGTTCGACCGGGGCGGCCCCTCCGTGCGGGCGTGCGGGGAGCGGTCGCTGCCCGACTTCTGGTTCCCGCAGATGCAGTCGGCCGACCTCGACCCCGAGTGGGAGCCGCACTTCGTCGACTACCTGTACGTCTCCTTCACCAACGCCACCGCCTTCAGCCCGACCGACACCATGCCGCTGTCGCGCTGGGCCAAGCTCACGATGCTCGTGCAGTCCGCGGTCTCGCTCGCGACCGTCGCCCTGGTGGTGGCGCGGGCGGTCAACGTCCTGAAGTGATCAGTTGACGCAGGGCACCGTCGGGGCGGCGGTCCCGGCGTCCTCGGAGGGCACCGCGGGGGCGGCGCTGGTCTTCGGGGCCGCGCTGCCGGGGGAGGAGCCCCCGGTGTTCGATCCGCCCGAGGTCCCCGCCGACGAACCGCTCGCCTTCGGCGCCGTCGTCGTCGCGCCGGCGTCGGAGATCGTGTCCGAGATGTACTTCTGCACCGCCGTCGGGTCGACCTTGACCGCCTCGCCGTCCTCGGCGGTGTCGTAGGAGGCGTTCACGATCGGGATCGTGTGGAAGCCGATCGACCCCGAGCTCACCCCCTGGACCTGCGCGGCGAGGTCGAGGACGTCGAGCTGGCGGTCGACCGTGACCGCCTTGTCCACCGCGTCGATGAGGGCGTTGCGCTTCGTCGAGTCGGTGATCGTGTCCGAGGACAGGACCGTGCGCGCCATGCTGGCGAGGAAGACCTGCTGACGGCGCGCGCGGTCGAGGTCACCGCCGGGCAGGCCGTGGCGCTGCCGGACGAAGGCCAGAGCCTGTGGCCCGGACACCGTCGTCTGCCCGGCCGGGAACTTCGCCCCGGAGAACGAGTCGTTCACGGCCTTGTTCAGGCAGACCGGAACGCCGCCCACCGCCTCGCTGATCTGCGCGAACCCGGCGAGGTTGACCGCGGCGAAGTGGGTGATGGTGAGGCCGGTGAGGCCCTCCACGGCGCCGATCGTGGTCCGCGCGCCGGCGGCCCCCGCCTGCACGGCGAGGGCGTTGCCCTGCACGCCGTCCTTGGACAGGTCCTGGCGCGCTGCGTTCGAGCCGTAGCTGTACGCCGAGTTGATCTTGTGCGTGCCGAACCCGCCCGTGACGTCGACGTAGGAGTCGCGCGGGATCGAGAACCCGGTGGCGGGACCGCCGCCCCCGGGGATGTGCAGCACGATGATCGTGTCGGTCGAGTCGCCGCCGGAGTCGCCCGCGCCGGCGTTCAGGGAGGCCAGGACGTCCTTGGGCAACGGGTTGCCGAACGAGTCGGTGCGTGTGTCCAGCCCCACCAGCAGGATGTTCTGGTCGGTGCCGAAGATCGACCCGAACGACGTCGAGATGACGTCCACCCGCGACAGCCCGGAGTCGAAGGTGCGCGCGGCCAGCACCGTCCCCCCGGAGAGCACGAGGACGAGCACGGAGGCGGCGGCCAGCACCAGGAGCAGCACGCGGGTGGTGGCGAACGTCCGGACGCGCTCGAGGAGCGCCACGCCGCCGGACCGTCCCGACGACGGGGCGTCCCCGACCCCGTCACGGCCGTCCGGGCCGTCGGGGAGGGGCGAGGGAGCGACGCGGGTCGGGGTCGGGGCAGGGCGTCGGCCGCCGGCGGGCGGACCGGGCGGCGGACCTGCGGGCGATCCAGGTGGCGGGCCGGACGGGCCGCGACCCCCCGGACGCGCTGCACCCGGTCGGGGCGCACCCGGTCCCGGCGAACCCGGTCCCGGCGAACCCGGTCCCGGTGCGGGTCGCGCCGAGGGGCCCGGCCCGGGCGACGGCGCTGCGGGTCGGCCGGGCGCTCCGGCGGGCGGTGGGCCGGCGGGTGACGGTCCGGCGGGCGACGGTCCGGCGGGCGACGGTCCGGCGGGCGACGGTCCGGCGGGTGACGGTCCGGCGGGTGACGGGCCGGCCGGACGCGGGGGACCGGGTCGCGGGGCACCTGCGGGCGGCGGCGCGGGCTTCGGGTCGGGGCGGGTGTCGCGGCGGCCGGGCATCCGGAATCCACCGGGGCGATCTGAATCCGCCATCACGCGTTCCTCACATCGCGTACGGCGCCCAGGACGGAGAATCCGGGATTGGCCTCGCGGAATCGCAGGAATCCGAGGAGCACACTGCCGACGAGTGCGACGAGCATCCACCAGAACAATTGTGCGAGCGGCGCGAACACGCCCAGCACGAACAGGGTGGTGCTCGTCGTGTCCCCCCGGACGATCGACGCGACGACCAGCCCGAGGAAGGCGACGACGGGGGGTTGGAGGGCGGGGACGAGCACGCCGTCGACGCGGACGGCGCACACCGCGAGCAGGGACACCACGAGGTAGCCGACCGGGAAGAGCAGCCCGAGGATGCCGCCCCGCAGACCCAGCAGCCAGGCCAGCAGCGCCGTGACCACCAGCGACGCCGCGACGACGAGCGGCCACGGGAAGCCGGGCCCGACGGCGAAGCGCCCGGCCTGGCGGGGCCGGACGTCACGGGGCGGGCGCTCGGCCCCGGGGCGCCCGCCCGGGCGGGGGCCGGGACGGCTGCGGGAGGACCCGGTCGACCACCGTGACGGCGCCGACGGCCGTGGAGCCCCTCCACCGCCGGGTCGCGGATCCCAGCGGTCGGCCACGGCGCCACGATAGCCGAGGGCCCCGACCGGGCCTCGCCCGCCGTCGGGAAGTGTGTGCCGGAAGGCGACGCACAATCGCGGGGACAGAGGATCCGATTCCGGCGCAATTCCGGCGGGACCGCGGTGCGGCGCCACCCGACCGGGCGACGACCCCGGGCGTCGGCGGCAGGACGGACGTAGGGTCACCCACGCCGGTGATTAGGCCGTACGGAGTAACGGCGGGATCGCGCGAGTCGATACACCCGGTACACGACTGCTCACCGTCCGTGCCCTCGGCACCACCCGGAGGACTCGCGTGCCCCTCATCCACCTGCTCACCCGCCGCGTCGGCGCCGCCGTGGCCCTGGCCCTCGTCGCCGTCCTGGCGCTCGCCGTCCCGGCCCTCGCGCAGACGCCCACGCCACCACCCCTGCCGTCGGGACCGGGGTCGACGAACCGGCCGACGCCGGTCGAGGCCCGCGCCGGACAGGCGGCGAAGCAACGGATGGACGAGCGGCGCGGCCGGGCGCCGGCCAACGTCACGGCCTGGTTCGTGGATCCTGCGACCAACCAGACCGTCGTCGCCGTCGTCGGTCCCGTCACGAAGGCCGCGACCGACTTCGCCGCGGACGAGAACCCGGCCGCCGTCCGCGTGCAGCCGATGTCCGCGCCGATCCGGCCCCTCGCGGCCGCGCCGCTGGTCGGTGGCAGTGCGATCACCACGGTGACCAGCACGACGACCTCCGGCGGCGTCACCACGCGCAGCGGTCTGCGCTGCTCGGACGGCTTCTCGGCCCGCCGGGGCACGACGACCTACCTGCTGACCGCGGGGCACTGCACGCGGAACACCTCGACCTGGTCCGGACCGAACGGGCAGGCGATCGGCCCGGTGAGCCGGACGGCGTGGCCGACCGCCGACTACGGCGTCATCCAGGTGACCAACACGGCGGCCTGGCGGGGCAGCGGGCAGGTCGCGGGCGGTCCCACGGTCACCGGTGCCACCGAGGCCCCCGTCGGGACCCGGGTGTGCCGGTCCGGCTCGACGTCGGGCTACCACTGCGGCGTGATCCAGGCGAAGAACGTCACCGTGAACTACGGCGGCGGCGTCACCGTGCAGGGCCTGACCCAGACCAGCGCGTGCGCCGAGTCCGGCGACTCCGGCGGGTCGTTCCTCGCGCCCGCGACCGCTCAGGCCCAGGGCCTGCTCTCGGGCGGCAGCGGCGACTGCACCACGGGCGGGACGAGCTACTTCCAGCCGCTGCGGCCGGTGCTGAACGCGCTGGGACTGACCCTGGTCACCGGGAGCTGACGAGCACGTCGACGAGCGCCGCCCGGGCCTGGGCGGCGGTCGTCCACCGGCGGCTGTCCCACTGCTCGCCGGCCAGGGAGTCGCCCGCGAACAGCACCTGGGAGAACGTCACCCCGCGGAAGCGGGCCACCGCGATGAGCGCGGAGGCCTCCATCTCGACGGTGAGGCAGTCCTCCGCGCGGCGTCGGTCGGTGCGCGTGCGGGTCTCGCGGTAGACCGCGTCGGTGGTCCACGTGCGGCCGACCGTGTGCGCGACGTCCGCCGCGTGCAGGGCCGCGACCAGCGCCTCGACGCCGGCCGGGTCGGCCTCGACGACCCGGCCGGGCGCCAGGTAGTGGAACGAGGTGCCCTCGTCGCGCAGGGCCGAGGAGACCACCACCGCGTGCCCGAGGACGAGGTCGGGCACGAGGACCCCGGCGCCGCCGACGGCGGTGAACCGACGGCCGCCGAGCACGATCAGCTCCTCGAGGGTCACCGCGGCCATCGGCGCACCGACGCCCGGGTGGGCCACGGCGACGACCCGGCCGTCGGGCAGCGGCACGCCGAGCACGGCGGACCGTCCGTTCTCGGAGTGCAGGGTCGCGATCTCCGGGTGCTGCTCCGCCAGCGCGGTCATCACCTCGGGGAAGAAGCACAGGACGACGTTGGGCGGCACGTCGCCCCGCGTGCGCATGGCGCCCGGCGCGATGATGCCGTCCTGGTCGAGGTCGTCCTCGGCGAGGGGAAGGGCGAGGGGGAGGTCGCTCACCCGGCGATCTTCGCGTAGGCCGCCCGCACGTGGCGGGCCGCGTCGCGGTCGGCGTCGGTGGCCTCCACCACGGTGTCGCGTCCGATCCGCCAGTCCGGCTCGTCCCCGGTCAGCGCCCACGCCGCCTGCCGCGCCGCCCCCAGCGCCACGTACTCGGCCGGCGCCAGCACCTCGACGTCGAGCCCGAACACCGCCGGGGCGATCGTCGCGACCGCCCGCGACCGGCTGCCACCCCCGATCAGCAGGACGCGCGAGCCCTCGACCCCGACGTCGGCCAGCGCCTCCACCCCGGCGGCGAGACCGCAGAGCATCCCCTCGACGACGGCGCGGGCGAGGTTCTCCCGGGTGCCGTTCGCGATGGTCAGGCCGCCGACCGTGCCCGTGGCGTCCGGCCGGTCCGGGGTCCGCTCGCCCTCGAGGTAGGGCACGAGCACCAGCCCCCCGGCGCCGGGTTCCGCAGACAGGGCCAGTTCGTCGAAGCCGTCCGGGTCCACGCCGAGCAGGGTCGCGCCGACCCCGAGCACGCGCGCGGCATTGAGGGTGCACACCAACGGCAGGTAGCGGCCGCGCGCGTCGGCGAAGCCGGCCACCAGTCCCGAGGGGTCGGCGGTCGGGCGGTCGGCGGCGACGAAGACGGTGCCGGAGGTGCCGAGCGAGACGATCAGCTCGCCCGGCGCGGTGCCGATCGCGAGCGCGGCCCCCATGTTGTCGCCGGTGCCGGGGGCGACCACCGCGCCGGGGACCGGGCCGTGCTCGTGGCCCCGTCCCACCGCCTCACCCGGGGTGGCCACGCGGGGCACGTCGAGCGTCCGGCCGAAGGCGAGTTCCAGCAGGTCGGGGCGGTAGTCCTCGGTGTGCGGCGACCAGTAGCCGGTGCCCGAGGCGTCGCCCCGGTCGGTCGTCGGGTCGGCCCCGGCCCGGGCCCCGCCGCGCAGGCGCCAGGTGAGCCAGTCGTGGGGGAGCATGACCGACCGGGCCCGCTCGGCGTTCGCCGGCTCCGCCCGCGCGGTCCAGCGCAGCTTCGTCGCCGTGATGCTCGCGACCGGCACCGTGCCGACGGCGTCGGCCCACGCCCCGGGGCCGCCCAGTTCCTCGACCAGGTCGTGGGCGGCGTCGGCCGAGCGCGTGTCGTTCCACAGCAGCGCGTCGCGCACCGGCTCGCCGCGCGCGTCGCACAGCACCATCCCGTGCTGCTGGCCGGCGACGGCGATCGCGCCGACGTCGTCGGTACCGACCTCGGAGAGCGCGTCGCACAGCGCCGTCCACCACGCGCGCGGGTCGACCTCGGTGCCCTCCGGGTGGGCCCGGCGGGCCTCCCGGACGACCGACCCGTCGTCGGGATCGACGACGACGACCTTGGTGGCCTGGGTGGAGGAGTCGACCCCTGCGACGTAGGTGGTGGGCATGCGCCCATGTGAGCACTAAGTGGCGCTATAGCACCACTTTCTGCTCACCTGGCGCAGCCACACGACTCACGCACCACGAACGACGGCGGGAGGCGCAGCACCTCCAGCGGGGCCTCCGGCTGGGACCGGCGGCGCAGGAGCAGGCGCACCGCCTCGCTGGCGATCCGGTCGAACGGCTGCGCCATCACCGTGAGCCGCGGGGAGAACAGGTCGGCCCACGCGAAGTCGTCGAAGGCGACCACCGCGACGTCGTCGGGCACCCGCGCCCCGGCGTCGCGCAGGGCGGCGATGACGCCGATCGTCATGCTGTTGTTCCCGACGACGACGGCCGTGGGCGGCTCGGGCAGCGCCA contains:
- a CDS encoding GNAT family N-acetyltransferase, which gives rise to MPDQFDVTDVPERHRYEIRVGDQVAGFAEYALRSDRHGDGETIAFIHTEVDDAFAGQGLAGRLARAALDDARARKLAVLPFCPFIRGWIAKHPDYVDLVPTGRREQFDLA
- a CDS encoding LCP family protein, which encodes MALLERVRTFATTRVLLLVLAAASVLVLVLSGGTVLAARTFDSGLSRVDVISTSFGSIFGTDQNILLVGLDTRTDSFGNPLPKDVLASLNAGAGDSGGDSTDTIIVLHIPGGGGPATGFSIPRDSYVDVTGGFGTHKINSAYSYGSNAARQDLSKDGVQGNALAVQAGAAGARTTIGAVEGLTGLTITHFAAVNLAGFAQISEAVGGVPVCLNKAVNDSFSGAKFPAGQTTVSGPQALAFVRQRHGLPGGDLDRARRQQVFLASMARTVLSSDTITDSTKRNALIDAVDKAVTVDRQLDVLDLAAQVQGVSSGSIGFHTIPIVNASYDTAEDGEAVKVDPTAVQKYISDTISDAGATTTAPKASGSSAGTSGGSNTGGSSPGSAAPKTSAAPAVPSEDAGTAAPTVPCVN
- a CDS encoding nucleoside phosphorylase, with amino-acid sequence MSDLPLALPLAEDDLDQDGIIAPGAMRTRGDVPPNVVLCFFPEVMTALAEQHPEIATLHSENGRSAVLGVPLPDGRVVAVAHPGVGAPMAAVTLEELIVLGGRRFTAVGGAGVLVPDLVLGHAVVVSSALRDEGTSFHYLAPGRVVEADPAGVEALVAALHAADVAHTVGRTWTTDAVYRETRTRTDRRRAEDCLTVEMEASALIAVARFRGVTFSQVLFAGDSLAGEQWDSRRWTTAAQARAALVDVLVSSR
- a CDS encoding MFS transporter: MATDAGSVPTAGASAALEGLPLSRWHRTIVVLVGIGSFFDLYEVFLGGVLAPILAREFALDSVGKAAVVASGFLGMFVGANVLSVVADRLGRKRVFLLNLVIYSLFSLLAAFSPNIEVFLLLRFLGGIGLGCELVLVDTYLAEFLPAKVRGRYIAWAYTVGFLGVPVAALLGGKLVAAQEIAGIDGWRWLLVAGALGALFVIVMRRVLPESPRWLESRGRYAEAEATVRDIATRAGAPTAVDDLPPRAAAPQQGQERTTTEVLRIAFRDYRNRTVMLLIFQVLQTVGYYGFGTLAPLVLVSKGFEITESLGYAALSFAGYPLGSLLSVPLVERFERKYLIIASALSIAVFGIVFAAAAAPWLIVLAGFLLTTASNVFSNSFHIYQAEIFPTAIRSTASGVAYSLSRGTSVVLPFIAVPLLATAGPVWVFGGSAVLIVLLCLDVGLLGPLTTGRALEEVH
- the xylB gene encoding xylulokinase yields the protein MPTTYVAGVDSSTQATKVVVVDPDDGSVVREARRAHPEGTEVDPRAWWTALCDALSEVGTDDVGAIAVAGQQHGMVLCDARGEPVRDALLWNDTRSADAAHDLVEELGGPGAWADAVGTVPVASITATKLRWTARAEPANAERARSVMLPHDWLTWRLRGGARAGADPTTDRGDASGTGYWSPHTEDYRPDLLELAFGRTLDVPRVATPGEAVGRGHEHGPVPGAVVAPGTGDNMGAALAIGTAPGELIVSLGTSGTVFVAADRPTADPSGLVAGFADARGRYLPLVCTLNAARVLGVGATLLGVDPDGFDELALSAEPGAGGLVLVPYLEGERTPDRPDATGTVGGLTIANGTRENLARAVVEGMLCGLAAGVEALADVGVEGSRVLLIGGGSRSRAVATIAPAVFGLDVEVLAPAEYVALGAARQAAWALTGDEPDWRIGRDTVVEATDADRDAARHVRAAYAKIAG
- a CDS encoding CbtB domain-containing protein, which produces MTSAGAARARATATTAVGNLPSLIGALVVGLLLFYFVGFDEGATSLFGNTMVVHEFVHDARHFLGFPCH
- a CDS encoding DUF6542 domain-containing protein, whose product is MADRWDPRPGGGGAPRPSAPSRWSTGSSRSRPGPRPGGRPGAERPPRDVRPRQAGRFAVGPGFPWPLVVAASLVVTALLAWLLGLRGGILGLLFPVGYLVVSLLAVCAVRVDGVLVPALQPPVVAFLGLVVASIVRGDTTSTTLFVLGVFAPLAQLFWWMLVALVGSVLLGFLRFREANPGFSVLGAVRDVRNA
- a CDS encoding CbtA family protein; translated protein: MHARAVIPRAALAGASGDVVAWLFALLFAEPLIQAAIDYEAERGEAEAALDAAVGIAPPEEAPEIFSRTVQGVWGIGVGMVLAGVALGLLFAVVYTLLQGKVSLRPRALALLVAGAGFLTLYATPFVKYPANPPAVGHDETIGDRSALFLVMVVGSVVALVVAGLVVRALRERLGTWNAVLVGGLAYVVLVGVLMAVLPSLGELAANVATYGPAVSETPQPLRDPVGRIVFPGFDPDVLYSFRVYALTAQILLWGVLGLVFGALAERTVDPRPSERALESV
- a CDS encoding S1 family peptidase; amino-acid sequence: MPLIHLLTRRVGAAVALALVAVLALAVPALAQTPTPPPLPSGPGSTNRPTPVEARAGQAAKQRMDERRGRAPANVTAWFVDPATNQTVVAVVGPVTKAATDFAADENPAAVRVQPMSAPIRPLAAAPLVGGSAITTVTSTTTSGGVTTRSGLRCSDGFSARRGTTTYLLTAGHCTRNTSTWSGPNGQAIGPVSRTAWPTADYGVIQVTNTAAWRGSGQVAGGPTVTGATEAPVGTRVCRSGSTSGYHCGVIQAKNVTVNYGGGVTVQGLTQTSACAESGDSGGSFLAPATAQAQGLLSGGSGDCTTGGTSYFQPLRPVLNALGLTLVTGS
- a CDS encoding DUF1345 domain-containing protein, whose translation is MIGFALWYWQFDRGGPSVRACGERSLPDFWFPQMQSADLDPEWEPHFVDYLYVSFTNATAFSPTDTMPLSRWAKLTMLVQSAVSLATVALVVARAVNVLK